The following coding sequences lie in one Drosophila sulfurigaster albostrigata strain 15112-1811.04 chromosome 2R, ASM2355843v2, whole genome shotgun sequence genomic window:
- the LOC133839328 gene encoding m7GpppX diphosphatase — MPDQTETSPKLNVSSTEIKSPSYDLKKFKLKRILNNNSKAKSITLLGTFPDLSETDTAIVVFEKNAYRESDVATEAKVPAEKEKEEQKPTYFSSDLKVRTDFINNIYGSFQCVPNPELCAVKSTVIYPATDKHVEKYSICQKYLINETPDLYATITLPYITSSQFSLDWVYNILEHKQEKERIVFEDNDPETGFILLPDLKWDGRNVENLYLLGIVRNRGIKSLRDLNASHLPMLRHLREAAKQAILERYGLNPHQLRMYFHYQPSFYHLHVHINPIRNDAPGIWCEKSHMLDTVINNLELVSDYYARASLPFVLYEGNKLLELYDKQLSVRKAVVKKEEADKEQEELEKKEDEPAEAFSDEEPEEARQCKRIKLSTPEKQDESEKDLVAPACA; from the exons atgcccGATCAAACCGAAACAAGTCCCAAACTAAATGTAAGCAGCACTGAGATTAAATCGCCAAGCTACGatttaaaaaagttcaaattgaaACGCATActcaacaacaatagcaaagcAAAGAGCATCACATTGCTTGGTACTTTTCCGGATTTGTCTGAAACGGACacagcaattgttgtttttgagaaaaatg CTTATCGGGAGAGCGATGTGGCAACTGAGGCTAAAGTTCCAgcagagaaggagaaagaagAGCAAAAACCGACTTATTTTAGTAGCGATTTAAAAGTGCGCACCGATTTTATCAACAATATTTACGGCAGTTTTCAGTGTGTGCCCAACCCAGAATTGTGtg CCGTCAAGAGCACTGTGATTTACCCGGCAACCGATAAACACGTTGAGAAATATTCCATTTGTCAGAAGTACCTCATCAATGAAACGCCTGATCTCTATGCAACCATCACGTTGCCCTACATTACTTCCAGCCAATTCTCCCTGGATTGGGTATACAACATACTTGAGCACAAGCAGGAAAAAGAACGAATTGTGTTCGAAGACAACGATCCCGAGACTGGCTTCATTTTGCTGCCCGATCTCAAGTGGGATGGCCGCAATGTGGAGAACCTTTATCTGTTGGGCATTGTGCGCAATCGGGGAATCAAATCACTGCGAGATCTCAATGCCAGCCACTTGCCCATGCTGCGGCATTTGCGGGAAGCGGCCAAACAAGCTATACTTGAACGTTATGGCTTGAATCCTCACCAACTTCGCATGTATTTCCACTATCAGCCATCGTTCTATCATCTGCATGTCCATATCAATCCCATACGCAATGATGCCCCTGGCATTTGGTGTGAGAAGTCCCATATGCTGGACACAGTCATCAATAATCTGGAGCTGGTGTCGGATTATTATGCGCGTGCCTCTCTGCCGTTTGTTTTGTATGAGGGCAACAAGTTGTTGGAGTTGTACGATAAGCAATTGTCAGTGCGCAAGGCAGTAGTCAAGAAGGAAGAAGCGGATAAGGAGCAGGAAGAGCTCGAGAAGAAAGAAGATGAGCCAGCAGAAGCATTTAGCGACGAAGAACCAGAGGAGGCGCGTCAATGCAAGCGCATTAAGCTGAGCACGCCAGAGAAACAGGATGAATCGGAGAAAGATCTTGTGGCACCGGCATGTGCCTAA
- the LOC133839319 gene encoding nuclear receptor-binding protein homolog, giving the protein MSNSQANAGSSGSVVDETNPNPSPNAANPASVILTTTSSTLQAAAAAGASTAAAGVASSTTTTATTTTGAPGTTATSATPEGGAVPNLAVDSSPRESGDDSEDESEILEESPCGRWLKRREEVDQRDVPGIDCVHLAMDTEEGVEVVWNEVQYAQLQELKTQEDKMRQVFDNLLQLDHQNIVKFHRYWTDISQAERPRVIFITEYMSSGSLKQFLKRTKRNAKRLPLESWRRWCTQILSALSYLHSCSPPIIHGNLTCDSIFIQHNGLVKIGSVVPDAVHYSVRRQHLEQQQREREREREQERGGHYFHAPEYGAAEQLTAAVDIYAFGMCALEMAALEIQPQSSNSESTAINEETILRTINSLDNDLQRDLILKCLNPQPQDRPSASDLLFHPLLFEVHSLKLLAAHCLVFSPANRTMFSETAFDGLMQRYNHPDVIMAQLNLSGSTERLQFRLSDVPGADKLEKFVEDVKYGVYPLITYSGKKPPHFRSRAASPERADSVKSATPEPVDTESRRIVNMMCSVKKLKEDSNDILMTILLRMDDKMNRQLTCQVNEEDTAADLTSELVRLGFVHLDDQDKIEVLLGETLRAGVLNDGAGSESSGAGVTTTATMAALEQLERNWSISDADKTMTSSMSVNTSPSSAALMYVPQQEQQPGEGGAEGTPILNSHSSN; this is encoded by the exons ATGTCAAATAGCCAAGCAAATGCCGGCAGCAGTGGTAGCGTCGTGGATGAAACGAATCCCAATCCGAGTCCAAATGCAGCCAATCCCGCCAGCGTCATTTTGACGACAACGTCGAGCACAttgcaggcagcagcagcagctggtgcaTCAACAGCTGCCGCTGGAGTCGCctcaagcacaacaacaaccgcaacaacaacaactggagcACCTGgaacaactgcaacttcagCAACACCAGAAGGCGGCGCCGTTCCAAACTTGGCTGTGGACTCATCGCCAAGGGAATCGGGCGATGATTCAGAAGATGAGAGCGAAATACTGGAAGAGTCGCCATGCGGACGCTGGCTGAAGCGACGCGAGGAAGTGGATCAGCGTGATGTGCCCGGCATCGATTGTGTGCATCTGGCAATGGACACCGAGGAGGGTGTCGAGGTCGTTTGGAATGAGGTGCAATACGCGCAGCTGCAGGAGCTCAAAACCCAGGAGGATAAGATGCGTCAAGTCTTTGACAATCTGCTGCAGCTCGATCATCAGAATATTGTCAAATTCCATCGCTATTGGACGGACATCTCACAGGCGGAGCGACCGCGTGTCATCTTCATTACGGAGTACATGTCGTCGGGGTCGTTGAAACAGTTCCTCAAGCGCACCAAGCGCAATGCGAAGCGTTTGCCATTGGAGTCGTGGCGACGCTGGTGCACACAGATCCTGTCCGCGCTCAGTTATTTGCATTCCTGCTCGCCGCCCATCATTCATGGCAATTTAACCTGTGATAGCATTTTCATACAGCACAATGGTCTGGTCAAGATCGGCTCTGTGGTCCCCGATGCAGTGCATTATAGCGTGCGACGTCAGCAcctcgagcagcagcagcgcgaGCGTGAAAGGGAGCGCGAACAGGAGCGTGGTGGCCACTATTTCCATGCTCCCGAATATGGTGCTGCGGAGCAACTAACAGCGGCTGTGGACATTTATGCGTTTGGAATGTGCGCCCTGGAAATGGCCGCGCTGGAGATACAGCCGCAGTCGAGCAATAGCGAATCGACAGCCATTAATGAGGAGACCATATTGCGCACAATCAATAGTCTGGACAATGATCTGCAGCGTGATCTAATACTGAAGTGCTTGAATCCACAGCCACAAGATCGACCAAGTGCCAGCGATTTGCTTTTTCATCCACTACTCTTTGAG GTGCATTCTTTGAAGCTGTTGGCCGCCCATTGTTTGGTCTTCTCGCCTGCCAATCGTACCATGTTTTCCGAAACCGCCTTTGATGGCCTCATGCAGCGCTATAATCATCCCGATGTAATAATGGCGCAGCTCAATCTGTCCGGTTCAACGGAACGCCTTCAATTTCGCCTGTCCGATGTGCCAGGGGCTGATAAGCTGGAGAAGTTCGTCGAGGATGTCAAGTATGGCGTGTATCCGCTGATCACGTACAGCGGCAAGAAGCCACCACATTTTCGTTCTCGTGCCGCATCCCCAGAGCGTGCTGATTCCGTTAAATCGGCCACGCCGGAACCCGTGGACACCGAATCACGTCGCATTGTTAACATGATGTGCAGCGTCAAGAAATTGAAGGAGGACAGCAACGATATACTAATGACAATACTGTTGCGCATGGACGACAAAATGAATCGACAGCTGACGTGTCAGGTGAACGAAGAGGATACGGCTGCCGATTTGACCAGTGAACTGGTGCGTCTGGGATTTGTGCATCTGGATGATCAGGATAAGATCGAGGTGCTGCTGGGCGAGACGTTGCGTGCGGGCGTACTCAACGATGGCGCTGGATCCGAAAGTTCCGGCGCTGGCgtaacgacaacggcaacgatgGCGGCTTTAGAGCAATTGGAGCGCAACTGGTCGATATCGGATGCGGACAAGACGATGACGAGCAGCATGTCGGTGAACACATCGCCCAGTTCGGCGGCATTGATGTATGTGccacagcaggagcagcagccgGGCGAGGGTGGCGCAGAGGGAACGCCGATCCTCAATAGCCACAGCAGCAATTAA
- the LOC133839317 gene encoding LOW QUALITY PROTEIN: symplekin (The sequence of the model RefSeq protein was modified relative to this genomic sequence to represent the inferred CDS: deleted 1 base in 1 codon): protein MDSIIGRSQFVSETANLFTDERTATARAKVVEWCNEFGTADATLKCELLVKVQEIVLGSCIELAEEFLESVLSLAHDQNQEVRKQVVSFVEQICKVKVELLPYVINVISMLLRDSSAQVIKRVIQACGSIYRNGLQYLCSLTDATDSAEQAWSVLSLIKAQILDMIDNENDGIRTNAIKFLEGIIILQSYADEDSMKREGDFSLTDIPEHCKLIRRQKLQDEGTNIFDIMLQFHGTTHISSVNLIACTSSLCTVAKMRPIFMGSVVEAFRHLNNNLPPTLTDSQVSSVRKSLRMQLQTLLKLRGSFEFAGTIRNILMDLGASANEIQKLVPKMDKQEMARRQKRILENAAQSLAKKARLVEQEQSQQQQPREMELDEEELDRQRQKSTRVNEKFLTEHLRATETVINLVVEFLPNLPEVATEKFLTEYTPIKQLSLPQQVSNIARQFGQQLTELRLGPGSAAFSKEPPMRPKTVSQTAVPETSPVAMEVDSPDKLSEQELQRKEEATKKLRETMERSKGEQTVIERMKERAKTLKLQEITKPLARNLKEKFLLEAVMRILNSERQCIMGGVAAKRRKLVTVIAATFPDNVRYGILEFILEDVKQRIDLAFSWLFEEYSLLQGFTRHTYVKTENRPDHAYNELLNKLINGISQRCDYKEKIILLRRVYLEAPILPEDAIAQLVQLCLIEEFMPHGLELVKDLAVLRPPRKTRFVRILLNYAVHERADLRERALAHLVTIYHVHKIAPARIDEFALEWLEFVIAETPPKNIFSADYGRPTPEAAWKEDTAKVCLLLALTLLPYKPEVYLDKICKVFLETSAELKRTILRSLDAPIKKLGVENPELLKLLESCPKGLETLVIRIIYILTERVPTLNPDLVRRVRDLYQNKVKDVRVLIPILSGLSRAELIAVLPKLIKLNQAVVKEVFNRLLGIGAEFAHQQMALTPTDLLVALHTIDTNVCDLKAIVKATSLCLAEREVYTQEVLMAVLQQLVEILPIPTLMMRTTIQSLTLCPRLSNFVLNLLQRLILKQVWRQKVIWEGFLKTVQRLKPQSLPVMLQLPAPQLSDALQQCPDLRPQLLEYAESIQDEPMSGITQQVLDIISGKTVDVFVTDESGGYINPDNIKKELVDPSDIGIISTVPVLTSLPSANPIPVPTPQPVPAPGQSELNQPLPPGED, encoded by the exons atggATAGCATTATTGGACGCAGTCAGTTTGTTTCAGAGACAGCGAATTTGTTTACAGACGAAAGGACAGCCACTGCCCGAGCCAAG GTGGTCGAATGGTGCAATGAATTTGGTACGGCAGATGCAACATTGAAATGCGAACTGCTTGTTAAAGTGCAGGAAATTGTACTGGGCTCATGCATTGAACTGGCCGAAGAGTTTCTGGAGTCGGTGCTCTCGCTTGCTCACGATCAAAATCAGGAGGTACGCAAGCAAGTTGTCTCGTTTGTTGAGCAGATTTG TAAAGTCAAAGTTGAGCTGTTGCCCTATGTGATCAATGTGATTTCCATGCTGTTGCGCGACAGCTCAGCCCAAGTCATCAAACGTGTGATCCAGGCATGTGGCAGCATTTACAGGAACGGGttgcaatatttatgcagTCTAACAGATGCCACGGATAGCGCCGAGCAAGCCTGGAGCGTGCTCAGCTTGATAAAGGCACAAATACTGGACATGATCGACAATGAGAACGATGGCATTCGCACAAATGCTATCAAATTTCTCGAGGGCATTATTATACTGCAGAGTTATGCGGACGAGGATAGTATGAAACGAGAGGGTGACTTCTCGCTGACGGACATACCAGAGCATTGCAAGCTGATCAGACGCCAAAAACTGCAGGACGAAGGCAccaatatttttgatataatgCTGCAATTTCATGGCACCACACACATCTCATCTGTGAATCTGATTGCCTGCACAAGTAGTTTGTGCACTGTGGCGAAAATGCGTCCCATTTTCATGGGCTCTGTAGTTGAAGCTTTTCGGCATTTGAACAACAATCTTCCGCCAACTTTAACCGATTCACAAGTGAGCTCCGTGCGCAAGAGTTTGCGAATGCAGTTGCAAACACTATTGAAACTGCGTGGTTCGTTTGAATTCGCTGGTACAATACGCAACATCTTGATGGATCTGGGCGCCAGTGCCAATGAAATCCAAAAGCTTGTGCCCAAAATGGACAAGCAGGAAATGGCACGTCGCCAAAAGCGCATTCTGGAAAATGCAGCTCAAAGTTTGGCTAAGAAGGCGCGTTTAGTAGAACAGGAGcaatcacaacagcagcagccacgtGAAATGGAACTGGATGAGGAGGAGTTGGATCGGCAGCGTCAGAAGAGCACGCGTGTTAATGAAAAGTTTCTCACTGAACATTTGCGTGCCACAGAGACTGTGATTAATTTAGTTGTGGAGTTTCTACCCAACTTACCGGAAGTTGCAACGGAAAAGTTCTTGACCGAGTATACGCCCATCAAGCAATTGTCACTTCCACAGCAAGTGAGCAATATTGCGCGTCAATTTGGCCAACAATTGACTGAATTGCGACTTGGTCCGGGGTCGGCTGCTTTTAGTAAAGAGCCGCCCATGAGACCCAAGACTGTTTCACAAACTGCTGTTCCAGAAACATCCCCAGTGGCCATGGAAGTGGATTCACCTGATAAGCTAAGTGAACAAGAGCTGCAGCGTAAGGAAGAGGCCACAAAAAAGCTGCGCGAGACTATGGAGCGCTCCAAGGGCGAGCAGACAGTCATTGAGCGCATGAAAGAGCGTGCGAAGACGCTTAAGCTCCAAGAGATCACCAAACCTCTGGCACGAAATCTCAAAGAGAAGTTTCTATTGGAAGCAGTCATGCGTATTCTCAACTCGGAGCGTCAGTGCATCATGGGTGGAGTAGCAGCGAAGAGACGCAAGCTGGTCACCGTCATTGCAGCAACATTTCCAGACAATGTACGTTATGGCATACTGGAGTTTATCTTGGAGGATGTTAAGCAACGCATAGATCTGGCCTTCTCCTGGTTATTTGAGGAATACTCTCTGTTGCAGGGTTTCACCCGTCATACGTATGTGAAGACAGAGAATCGTCCGGATCATGCGTACAATGAACTCTTGAATAAACTCATTAATGGCATCAGTCAGCGGTGTGATTACAAGGAGAAAATCATTCTGTTGCGTCGAGTTTATCTTGAGGCTCCCATTCTGCCCGAGGATGCTATTGCTCAATTGGTGCAGTTATGCCTGATTGAAGAGTTTATGCCGCATGGCTTAGAGTTGGTTAAGGATCTGGCTGTATTGCGTCCACCTCGGAAAACTCGTTTTGTACGCATACTGCTCAATTATGCTGTACATGAACGCGCCGATCTGCGGGAACGTGCTTTGGCTCACTTGGTTACCATCTATCATGTTCACAAAATTGCGCCGGCGCGCATTGATGAGTTTGCCTTGGAGTGGCTGGAGTTTGTAATTGCGGAAACTCCGCCGAAGAATATATTCTCAGCAGATTATGGACGACCAACGCCGGAGGCAGCTTGGAAAGAAGACACCGCTAAGGTCTGTTTGTTGCTAGCGCTCACACTTCTGCCCTATAAGCCAGAAG TTTATCTCGATAAGATTTGCAAGGTG TTTTTGGAGACCTCGGCAGAACTGAAACGCACAATTTTACGTAGTTTAGATGCTCCCATTAAGAAACTTGGTGTGGAAAATCCTGAACTGTTGAAATTGCTGGAGAGCTGTCCAAAGGGCTTGGAAACGCTGGTTATACGgataatttacattttgacTGAACGTGTGCCCACATTGAATCCAGATTTGGTGCGACGCGTGCGCGATCTTTACCAAAACAAAGTCAAGGATGTACGCGTGCTTATTCCCATTTTGAGTGGATTGTCACGTGCCGAATTGATCGCTGTGCTGCCCAAACTAATCAAACTGAATCAGGCTGTGGTTAAAGAGGTGTTCAATCGCCTGCTTGGTATTGGTGCTGAGTTCGCACATCAGCAGATGGCGTTGACACCAACGGATTTGCTTGTGGCTTTGCACACCATTGATACAAATGTGTGCGACCTGAAAGCAATTGTTAAGGCAACCTCGTTGTGTTTGGCTGAACGTGAAGTTTATACTCAGGAAGTTCTAATGGCTGTGCTCCAGCAGTTGGTTGAAATACTACCCATTCCGACTCTGATGATGCGGACCACCATACAGAGTTTAACGCTATGTCCACGTCTTTCTAACTTTGTGCTGAATCTGCTACAACGTCTGATACTAAAACAGGTGTGGCGTCAAAAGGTTATATGGGAGGGCTTTCTAAAGACGGTGCAACGACTCAAACCACAATCGTTACCCGTTATGTTGCAATTACCTGCACCGCAACTATCAGATGCACTTCAGCAGTGTCCGGATCTTAGGCCCCAACTGCTGGAGTATGCAGAAAGCATACAGGATGAACCAATGAGTGGCATCACTCAGCAAGTACTGGACATTATTAGCGGCAAGACCGTGGATGTCTTTGTGACG GATGAAAGCGGTGGCTACATCAACCCTGACAACATCAAGAAGGAGTTGGTAGATCCTTCAGATATAGGCATTATTTCGACGGTACCAGTCCTAACATCCCTGCCATCTGCAAATCCAATACCTGTACCAACTCCGCAGCCAGTACCTGCTCCTGGGCAAAGCGAGTTAAATCAACCACTGCCACCTGGCGAGGATTAG
- the LOC133839336 gene encoding lipase 3-like — translation MQNRFLLALVFSVVAVGVLQSVALNIRTPDIDFYKLYNNPEAHVSLKGRRTTSDRIAAHGYPAEHHHIVTEDGYIVGVFRIPYSHKLQNQNEYRPIVLIQHGLLSCSDGWILTGPDDALAFMLADAGYDVWLGNARGNTYSRNHTSLSPKHPYFWRFSWHEIGHYDIAAMIDYALKTNGQGQKAIHYVGHSQGTTVFFTLMSTRPEYNEKIKTAHMFAPIAIMTNLESPFVRAVAPYLGQRNAYSLLFSCQEFIPHNEFLLNLLFNFCEPDQMLRPTCDSLIGDEGGRTNVTVTPEQLATHPAGCSTNQMIHYLQEQQSGHFRQYDHGTAKNLEVYGSETPPDYPVEEITSKVYLWYGLNDELAAVEDVLALADRLPNKEVRLMEDPLWDHGDFASNWKVREYLNEPVIQIMQEFEDAYN, via the exons ATGCAGAATCGCTTCTTGTTGGCTTTAGTTTTCTCGGTAGTTGCGGTTGGAGTTTTGCAGTCCGTCGCACTTAATATAAGGACACCCGATATTGACTTTTACAAACTGTATAATAATCCTGAGGCGCATGTAAGCCTTAAGGGAAGACGCACAACT AGCGATCGTATAGCTGCTCATGGTTATCCAGCGGAACATCATCATATCGTTACCGAGGATGGATATATCGTTGGAGTCTTTCGCATACCCTACTCCCATAAGTTACAGAATCAGAATGAATATCGCCCGATTGTCCTTATTCAGCATGGTTTGTTGAGTTGCTCGGATGGGTGGATACTAACTGGCCCAGACGATGCTCTAGCTTTTATGCTAGCGGATGCCGGGTACGATGTTTGGCTTGGAAATGCTCGCGGCAACACTTACTCTAGGAATCACACGAGTCTGTCCCCAAAACATCCGTATTTCTGGCGATTCAGTTGGCACGAGATTGGTCACTATGATATAGCAGCCATGATAGATTACGCTCTCAAAACAAATGGACAAGGTCAAAAGGCAATCCATTACGTGGGTCACTCACAGGGAACTACGGTATTTTTCACATTGATGTCCACACGTCCCGAATACAATGAGAAGATCAAAACTGCTCACATGTTCGCTCCTATTGCAATTATGACCAACTTGGAAAGCCCGTTTGTGCGCGCTGTGGCTCCTTATCTGGGTCAACGAAATGCCTATTCTTTATTGTTTTCCTGTCAAGAATTTATACCTCACAATGAATTTTTGTTAAacttactttttaatttctgtGAGCCGGATCAGATGTTGCGACCAACTTGTGACAGTTTAATAGGCGATGAGGGTGGCAGAACGAATGTG ACTGTCACGCCTGAGCAATTAGCAACACATCCTGCTGGATGTTCAACAAATCAGATGATACATTACCTACAGGAACAACAGTCTGGCCATTTTCGACAATACGATCATGGGACAGCAAAAAACCTAGAAGTTTACGGTTCAGAAACACCACCCGATTATCCAGTTGAAGAAATAACTTCTAAAGTTTACTTATGGTATGGACTTAATGATGAACTTGCTGCAGTAGAAGACGTTCTCGCTTTGGCAGATCGACTTCCCAATAAAGAAGTGCGGCTTATGGAGGATCCTTTATGGGACCACGGTGATTTCGCAAGTAACTGGAAGGTTCGCGAGTATTTAAATGAACCCGTCATACAGATAATGCAAGAGTTTGAGGATGCCTACAATTAA
- the LOC133837344 gene encoding lipase 3-like yields the protein MKNRFLALIFLVVAVLISQSTAANIRSGDFDFYKLYNDPEAQISLKGRRTTSDRMAAHGYPAEHHHIVTEDGYIVGVFRIPYSHKLQNQNEYRPIVLIQHGLTSCSDAWVLNGPDDGLPYLLADAGYDVWLGNARGNTYSRNHTSLSPKHPYFWRFSWHEIGHYDIAAMIDYALKTNGQGQKAIHYVGHSQGTTVFFTLMSTRPEYNEKIKTAHMYAPIAIMTNLENAFVRAVAPYLGQRNAYSLLFSCQEFIPNNDFLLALLFNFCEPDQMLRPSCEKVMENIYAKDRKNKTALPEGLATHPGGCSTNQMIHYLQEQQSGHFRQYDHGTAKNLEIYDSETPPDYPVEEITSKVYLWYGLNDNLAAVEDVLALADRLPNRELRLIEDPLWDHIDFAINMEARKYLNDPVIEIMQEFENENN from the exons ATGAAGAATCGATTCTtggctttaatttttttggttgttgcgGTTTTAATTTCGCAATCAACCGCTGCTAATATAAGGTCGGGcgatttcgatttttataaactatataatGATCCTGAGGCGCAAATAAGTCTTAAGGGGAGACGCACAACA AGTGATCGTATGGCCGCCCATGGATATCCGGCGGAACATCATCATATCGTTACCGAGGATGGATATATCGTAGGAGTTTTTCGGATACCATACTCCCATAAACTACAAAATCAGAATGAGTACCGTCCCATTGTGCTTATTCAGCATGGCTTGACGAGCTGCTCGGATGCCTGGGTATTGAATGGCCCAGACGATGGCTTGCCTTATTTATTGGCGGATGCCGGGTACGATGTTTGGCTTGGAAATGCTCGCGGCAACACTTACTCTAGGAATCATACGAGTCTGTCGCCAAAACATCCGTATTTCTGGCGATTCAGTTGGCACGAGATTGGTCACTATGATATAGCAGCCATGATAGATTACGCTCTCAAAACAAATGGACAAGGTCAGAAGGCAATCCATTACGTGGGTCACTCACAGGGAACTACAGTATTTTTCACGTTGATGTCCACACGTCCCGAATACAATGAGAAGATCAAAACTGCTCATATGTATGCTCCCATTGCGATTATGACCAACTTGGAGAACGCATTTGTGCGAGCTGTGGCTCCTTATCTGGGTCAACGAAATGCCTAttctttattgttttcatGTCAAGAATTTATACCTAATAATGATTTCTTGCTGGCgttactttttaatttctgtGAGCCGGATCAGATGTTGCGACCAAGTTGCGAGAAGgtaatggaaaatatttatgctaaaGACCGTAAGAACAAG aCTGCCTTACCCGAGGGATTAGCAACACATCCAGGTGGTTGCTCAACCAATCAGATGATACATTATCTACAGGAACAACAGTCTGGACATTTTCGGCAGTATGATCATGGAACAGCAAAGAATCTGGAAATCTATGATTCCGAAACACCGCCCGATTATCCAGTTGAAGAAATAACTTctaaagtttatttatggTATGGACTCAATGATAATCTTGCTGCAGTGGAAGACGTTCTTGCTTTGGCGGATCGACTTCCCAATAGAGAGTTGCGACTTATTGAGGATCCTCTATGGGACCATATTGATTTTGCAATCAACATGGAGGCtcggaaatatttaaatgatccAGTTATTGAGATAATGCAAGAGTTTgagaatgaaaataattaa
- the LOC133839085 gene encoding lipase 3-like, translated as MQKFCYFVLVFSVSSLVVGHFKSHRLKHTTLSSIVEHGYPAEYHRVITGDGNVVVVFRIPYSPKLHNMNAKRPIVLLQHGLMSSSDTWIASGPNNALAYLLVDAGFDVWIGNTRGNVYSRKAKKPSWKFSWHEIGYIDMASIIDYALWKNGQRQKSLHYVGHSQGTTVFFVLMSLRPQYNEKIKTAHMLAPVAIMKNINSECLRCIAYVCRPGSLMNYLLSDEASITWKLELIMKFLRKYNCPLLANIFHEKNMNKTANNIAIRHFPSGGSNNQILHYLFNIQSGEFRQYDYGPRKNIRKYSSKRPPLYPVERIKSETHLWYSDADTFTPVVDVLTLARRLPKSILHRMPDPKWSHSAFTVHMQVRRFVNDPIIAIMKRYEQKKT; from the exons ATGCAGAAATTTTGCTATTTCGTCTTAGTTTTTAGCGTGAGCTCGCTTGTCGTCGGGCATTTTAAGAGTCATAGACTTAAACATACAACA CTTTCTTCAATAGTTGAACATGGCTATCCGGCGGAATATCATCGTGTCATTACAGGAGATGGaaatgttgtagttgtttttcgTATACCGTATTCGCCTAAACTACATAATATGAACGCGAAACGTCCAATAGTGTTGCTTCAACATGGTTTGATGAGTTCCTCCGACACTTGGATAGCTTCAGGACCTAATAATGCTTTAGCCTATTTGTTAGTGGATGCTGGATTTGATGTGTGGATTGGAAACACTCGTGGTAATGTTTACTCAAGAAAAGCCAAGAAACCGTCGTGGAAATTCAGTTGGCATGAGATTGGATACATCGATATGGCATCTATAATCGATTATGCCTTATGGAAAAACGGACAGAGACAGAAATCCCTTCACTATGTGGGCCACTCTCAGGGTACAACTGTATTTTTCGTATTAATGTCCTTACGCCCTCAATATAATGAGAAAATCAAAACCGCGCATATGCTTGCACCAGTAgcgataatgaaaaatataaacagtGAATGCCTTCGTTGCATAGCATACGTTTGTAGACCAGGGAGTTTAATGAATTACTTGCTTTCTGACGAGGCAAGCATTACATGGAAACTTGAATTAATTATGAAGTTTTTAAGGAAATACAATTGTCCCCTCTTGGCTAACATCTTTCACGAAAAGAACATGAATAAG ACGGCGAATAATATTGCTATCAGACATTTTCCGTCTGGAGGCTCTAATAATCAAATACttcattatttgtttaacatCCAAAGTGGTGAATTTCGACAATACGATTATGGGCcaagaaaaaatataagaaaatatagtTCCAAACGTCCACCGCTATATCCAGTCGAAAGAATAAAATCTGAGACGCACTTGTGGTACTCAGACGCTGACACTTTTACTCCTGTGGTTGATGTCTTGACCTTGGCAAGACGTTTGCCCAAAAGTATTCTTCATCGAATGCCGGATCCTAAATGGTCTCACTCTGCGTTTACGGTACACATGCAAGTTCGTAGATTTGTAAATGACCCAATCATTGCTATAATGAAGAGATACGAGCagaaaaaaacctaa